One window from the genome of Cyprinus carpio isolate SPL01 chromosome B1, ASM1834038v1, whole genome shotgun sequence encodes:
- the LOC109058261 gene encoding nephronectin — MSTEKNKINMMQFKSRIYQHFFIIGLLFVVPDIAIPNRLKTKTDPLTEQRKPGVCALEPSMSCCYGWRNVNGVCQPICKKPCENGFCVGPDRCSCMKGYKGKNCNEDVNECGLPMRPCSHSCMNTIGSYRCFCNRGYTLDTDGKSCIKQLNCTSLHCQFGCQIERDGEMGCLCPPGLYLAPDNRTCKDTNECDGLSHTCTERQSCRNTFGSFICVCKDGYVLGTLQDAVTCRDKDECLTGNHRCSHQASCVNTEGSYTCQCDKGYTGDGFRCWKRSNRQQSWAAMYFQYKRSKQMRPV; from the exons ATgtctactgaaaaaaacaaaatcaatatgaTGCAGTTTAAAAGTCGTATCTATCAACACTTCTTCATTATTGGACTCCTCTTTGTAGTTCCTGATATAGCCATTCCCAACAG ACTAAAGACAAAGACAGACCCATTAACAGAACAAAGGAAACCAGGGGTCTGTGCATTAGAGCCGTCTATGTCCTGCTGCTATGGATGGAGGAACGTTAATGGTGTCTGCCAAC CAATATGTAAAAAGCCCTGTGAGAATGGATTCTGTGTTGGGCCTGATCGGTGCTCGTGCATGAAGGGTTACAAGGGCAAAAACTGCAATGAAG atGTCAATGAGTGTGGGCTACCTATGAGGCCTTGTTCCCACAGCTGCATGAACACTATTGGCAGTTACCGTTGTTTCTGTAATCGTGGATACACGCTGGACACTGATGGCAAATCCTGCATCA AGCAATTGAACTGCACCTCCCTTCACTGTCAGTTTGGTTGCCAGATTGAGAGAGATGGTGAAATGGGCTGTTTGTGTCCTCCAGGGCTCTACTTGGCTCCAGATAACAGAACCTGCAAAG ACACAAATGAGTGTGATGGTCTCTCCCACACCTGCACAGAGCGCCAGTCCTGCAGGAACACTTTTGGGAGTTTCATTTGTGTCTGTAAGGACGGATATGTCTTGGGAACACTTCAGGATGCAGTCACATGTCGAG ATAAAGATGAGTGTCTGACAGGCAACCATCGCTGCAGCCACCAAGCCAGCTGTGTGAACACAGAAGGCTCGTACACTTGCCAGTGTGATAAAGGCTACACTGGAGACGGCTTCAGATGCTGGAAGAGGAGCAACAGACAACAGTCATGGGCCGCTATGTACTTCCAGTATAAACGCTCCAAACAGATGAGGCCAGTATAA
- the LOC109074542 gene encoding serine/threonine-protein kinase pim-2-like: MGYLFNLIRIIAPASKVHPAAGEQLEQDVPGKGHIRNHYKIGPKLGQGGFGFVYEGTRCKDGLEVAVKFSVKPPNMPYIRVPGHPEEVPMEVGLTLMANKSSQIIKLLDWEDNKDHYVMVMERPMPSMDLRSFVKLHGERLDEGTARKVMRQAIEAANVCMKSGVFHRDIKMENLLVNQDTMEVKLIDFGCGAQLKKFAYEVFSGTNAYCPPEVTLNGTYYAKPTTVWSLGILLFMMACGYYPTHYDLDLINKKSWTRPGLSQECCQLISACLQSDPQQRINLEKMHLHDWFKVMD, encoded by the exons ATgggatatttatttaatttgattcgTATTATAGCTCCGGCTTCTAAAGTCCACCCTGCAGCTGGGGAACAGCTGGAGCAGGACGTCCCGGGCAAAG GCCACATCCGCAACCATTATAAAATCGGCCCAAAACTTGGTCAAGGAGGATTTGGCTTTGTCTACGAAGGGACTCGCTGCAAGGATGGACTTGAG GTGGCTGTGAAATTTTCAGTGAAGCCACCAAACATGCCATATATCAGAGTG CCTGGTCATCCTGAAGAGGTCCCCATGGAGGTAGGCCTGACGCTCATGGCCAATAAGAGCTCTCAGATCATAAAACTTCTGGACTGGGAGGACAACAAAGACCACTATGTCATGGTCATGGAGCGACCCATGCCCAGCATGGACTTGAGAAGTTTCGTGAAGCTCCACGGAGAGAGACTCGACGAGGGAACAGCACGAAAGGTCATGCGGCAGGCTATTGAAGCCGCTAACGTGTGCATGAAGAGTGGTGTCTTTCATCGGGACATCAAAATGGAGAACCTGCTAGTGAACCAGGACACTATGGAGGTGAAACTGATCGACTTCGGGTGTGGTGCGCAATTGAAGAAATTTGCCTACGAAGTCTTCAGTG GCACAAACGCGTACTGTCCACCAGAGGTCACTTTGAATGGCACATATTATGCAAAGCCGACAACAGTGTGGTCACTAGGGATACTATTATTCATGATGGCATGCGGATATTATCCCACACACTACGACCTGGATCTGATCAATAAGAAGAGCTGGACCAGACCTGGTCTGTCACAAG AATGCTGCCAGCTGATTTCTGCATGTCTGCAGTCTGATCCACAGCAGAGGATCAATCTGGAGAAGATGCATCTCCATGACTGGTTCAAG gtCATGGATTGA